The nucleotide window TACTATTCTATTATCTTTTTTCACGCGAACTACGCGGACTATCGCAGATTCTATACTTTAAAAACAATTAAAAATCCGTATTAATCCGTTTATCTATGACTCCAGCGATAGAAATGTCATTAAGTTAAGCTTTGTGTTTTCTCGGAAAGATGAGAAGACACAAAGTTCGTCAGCGAATTCTTTGCGACTTTGCGAGAGCTATATTTTGAAAAAATTTTCAAGAAATTCTTAAGACAATAGTGAACAAGCTAAGCATATCCGTGGGCAATCAGATAAAAAACAATTACATATTTAGATTTTCAATAGTAATAAATCGTAAATTGCATACAATTAACTGATAATCAAATACATTATGAAAAAAATATTTTTACCCTTCGCAGCACTGATAATGCTTTTTTCATGTCAAAATGATGATCAAAATTCAGCAATTTCATCGACAGAATCGGTTATTCAACGCAAGTGTGCAACACAGGAAGTTCTAGAAGAACAATTAAAAGCTGATCCCACTTTGGCCATTAGAATGAATCAAATTGAAGCTTTTACCCAAAACGCGGTACTATCCAAACGCATCGCAGACAGTAAAATCGTGATTCCTGTGGTTGTCAATCTACTCTATAGGACTGCCGCAGAAAATATCTCTGATAGTCAAATACAAACCCAAATAGATGTACTAAACAAAGATTTTACTGCTTCAAATCCTGATTTTAAAACAACTCCGTCTGAATTTGCAACTGTAGCAGGAAATGTTGGAATCACTTTTGAATTGGTCAAAACCAATAGAAAAGCAACAACAAAAACTTCATGGGGCACCAAAGATGCCATGAAAAAAACAAAACAAGGCGGATTGGATCCAACATCACCCGCAACAAACTTAAACCTGTGGGTTTGTACTATTGGTGGAGGAATTTTAGGTTATGCCCAATTTCCAGGTGGTTCATCTGCGACCGATGGTGTAGTTATAGATTCTAAATATTTTGGACTTTCAGGTAATGCCAATTATCCCTACAACCTTGGACGAACAGCAACACATGAAATTGGACACTGGATGAACCTAAGACATATTTGGGGTGATACTTCTTGCGGAAATGATTTGGTAACAGACACTCCTGTTGCAAAAACTGCCAATTTTGGTGTTCCAACTTATCCTCATGTAAGTTTATGTTTGCCCACTCACAACGAAATGACGATGAACTATATGGATTACACAGATGACAGAGGAATGTTTATGTTTACCACTGGTCAGAAATCGAGAATGTTGGCATTATTTGTTTCCGGGGGTGTGAGAGCAGGCTTTAGTCAATAGTGCTTCTAAAATTTATATTTTTAAAACTCGCTCTTGTTAGCGAGTTTTTTTATATTTATATCAAAATACAACCACGGGTTTTCGTGGTCTAAAAATTAGTCAATACGTAATAAAAAAAAATTAAATTGAACCTAGACATCTTAGATTCCAAAATACAAGATTTTATTGATTCAAATATTGGAGTCTCCGTTTCAAAATTGGCACTTCAAAAAAATCCGTTTCCTATTGTAGAATGGATTTCTGTTTTAAATCAAATTGCGGCAAAATCTAAAGCAAAAGAAAAACTGCCGACATGGTTTTCGACCAAAAACATCATTTATCCAAGCAAAATTTCAGTAGAACAAACATCTTCGGAAAAAACGGCTTTATACAAAAGCACACTTATTTCGGGTGAAAATTTAATCGACTTAACGGGTGGATTTGGCATCGATGATTATTATTTTTCAAAAAAAATAAAAAACGTAACCCATTGCGAAATCAATTCCGAATTGTCTCAAATTGTACAACACAATTGCAAACAATTGGGTCAAGACAACATTACTTGTTATGCAGAAGATAGCTTTGAAACTTTATCAAAATTAAAAACACAATGGGATTGGATCTACATTGATCCTTCCAGAAGAAACGACAGTAAAGGCAAAGTCTTCATGCTAAAAGACTGCTTACCCAATGTCCCGGAAAATCTTGATTTTTATTTTGAAAAATCCAATTCAATCTTAATAAAAACAGCTCCAATATTGGATATCACAGCTGGAATCAGTGAATTAAATAATATCAAATCCATCCATATCGTTGCCGTCGATAATGAAGTAAAAGAGCTGTTGTGGGAATTAAGCAAAAATTATCAAGGTGATATTAGTATCAAAACCGTAAATCTTTTAAAAGAGAAAACAGAAATATTTGATTTTACATTCAATAAAATTAATGGTCAGCCCATCTTTAGTTTACCACAAAAATATTTGTATGAGCCCAATAGTTCTATAATGAAATCTGGAGGCTTTGATCAAGTTGGTTTATGTTACGGATTAAACAAGCTTCACAAACACTCGCATTTGTATACATCAAACGAAAATAAAAATTTTCCGGGAAGAGTTTTTGAAATAAAAAACAGTTTTGCTTATAACAAAAGTGAGATGAAAAGCTATCTAGAAAACATGAAAGCCAACGTCACTACAAGAAATTTTCCTGATTCGGTCGAAAGCATCCGAAAAAAATGGAAAATCAAAGAAGGGGGCGATTTGTATTGTTTTTTTACAACTGATGAAAATAACACCAAAATTGTTTTAATTTGCACCAAAATGAAATAAAAAATAATTTTTACATAAATGAAATACTTACTTGTTACGGCTTTGTGCCTTATTAATTTTTCTCTTTTTGCCCAAAAACCTTGTGAATACGCGACCAATGTCACAGATTCTCTTGGAACCTATAAAATCACCAAAGAATATCTGGTAAGCGAAAAGGTCTTTGGGGGAAATTCCAGTTACATTTTTTATTCTTTGGCTTTAACAGACGGAATACCTACACTGACAGTGCAATTAATTCAAAAAAGCAAAGATTTCATGAAAGCCAACTGCTTTGATAAAGATTCCAAAATTTATTTACAGCTGCAAAACGGAAAAATTGTTACGCTTAACCATATTGATCAAGAAAATTGTGGCAGTATGGTACGA belongs to Flavobacterium gilvum and includes:
- a CDS encoding THUMP-like domain-containing protein, which gives rise to MNLDILDSKIQDFIDSNIGVSVSKLALQKNPFPIVEWISVLNQIAAKSKAKEKLPTWFSTKNIIYPSKISVEQTSSEKTALYKSTLISGENLIDLTGGFGIDDYYFSKKIKNVTHCEINSELSQIVQHNCKQLGQDNITCYAEDSFETLSKLKTQWDWIYIDPSRRNDSKGKVFMLKDCLPNVPENLDFYFEKSNSILIKTAPILDITAGISELNNIKSIHIVAVDNEVKELLWELSKNYQGDISIKTVNLLKEKTEIFDFTFNKINGQPIFSLPQKYLYEPNSSIMKSGGFDQVGLCYGLNKLHKHSHLYTSNENKNFPGRVFEIKNSFAYNKSEMKSYLENMKANVTTRNFPDSVESIRKKWKIKEGGDLYCFFTTDENNTKIVLICTKMK
- a CDS encoding zinc metalloprotease produces the protein MKKIFLPFAALIMLFSCQNDDQNSAISSTESVIQRKCATQEVLEEQLKADPTLAIRMNQIEAFTQNAVLSKRIADSKIVIPVVVNLLYRTAAENISDSQIQTQIDVLNKDFTASNPDFKTTPSEFATVAGNVGITFELVKTNRKATTKTSWGTKDAMKKTKQGGLDPTSPATNLNLWVCTIGGGILGYAQFPGGSSATDGVVIDSKYFGLSGNANYPYNLGRTATHEIGHWMNLRHIWGDTSCGNDLVTDTPVAKTANFGVPTYPHVSLCLPTHNEMTMNYMDYTDDRGMFMFTTGQKSRMLALFVSGGVRAGFSQ